The Nitrosopumilus cobalaminigenes genome contains a region encoding:
- a CDS encoding PD-(D/E)XK nuclease family protein translates to MQFLVTNFTQMLKAREPELLDREDGHWYETKFDKVYPSISTILSATAPEHKKNGLARWKENEPAHEYITKQAQDIGTQSHKMIEDYLSNSLAMDEFDLLPIAHFNNLKPFLENITNVTCIEQRMYSDKLKVAGTSDLIAEYNGELSIIDYKTKRKPQVDEYMYEYYLQTTCYAHMFEEVTGQKINQVVILVSSEKNTRQEFIKTCDAYVEPMMERVEKYYLNNLE, encoded by the coding sequence ATGCAATTTTTAGTGACAAACTTTACTCAGATGTTAAAGGCCCGAGAACCTGAATTGTTAGATAGAGAAGATGGCCATTGGTATGAAACAAAATTTGACAAAGTTTACCCTTCAATTAGTACCATTTTGTCTGCCACTGCACCAGAACATAAGAAAAATGGATTGGCCCGATGGAAAGAAAATGAACCTGCTCATGAATACATTACAAAACAAGCACAAGATATTGGAACTCAATCCCATAAAATGATTGAAGATTATTTGAGTAATAGTTTGGCTATGGACGAATTTGATTTATTGCCAATTGCCCACTTTAACAATCTGAAACCTTTTCTTGAAAATATAACAAATGTTACCTGTATTGAACAGAGAATGTATTCAGATAAACTAAAGGTTGCAGGTACTAGTGACTTGATTGCTGAATATAATGGGGAATTATCTATTATAGATTACAAAACAAAAAGAAAACCTCAGGTTGATGAATACATGTATGAGTACTATTTACAAACTACCTGCTATGCCCACATGTTCGAGGAAGTCACAGGACAAAAAATCAATCAGGTGGTAATTCTAGTTAGTAGTGAGAAAAATACTAGGCAGGAATTTATCAAAACCTGTGATGCTTATGTTGAGCCTATGA